atttttataaatagcTATTTGCTAACCCCATCTCAATGCACACTCACCACGcttagaaagaaaacaaaacaaaaaaaaggaattcAAGTTTTACTAGTTAGGTTCATGCATGTATTAAAAAGTAAAGCAGACTCTggtttctttataaataaaacttaagaGGTCAGAAATCCAGATTCTAATTTGGGAGGTACTTTTAGGTttggaataaatatttaaattgattttttcttaaatacataTGTACGTCTaggattaatatatatatattatgtaattttattttatatatagcaaatttTGTTCCACTTGCTCTTGTAGATGTAAGTATATCGTCAAATCATATTAAGTCTCTATAtcgatttttattatttttctcttttaattattCTGTATAATTCATTAGTAATTACTGCACGTTTCTCAACAATACATTTaacaaaatgattaaaaaaaagtgttaacaataaaattttaaaaaaaaaaataaatttaaaatttgcactttttcttgaatatttgtaattttatatttaaacttttcatatactgcaataaaaaaatgagattgaacTAAGGAAATAATTATATCGGAATTATATAAAAGAGGTAATATCGTAATATATGTAATCTATaaattaggtttttttttttttatttcagtgAATAATGTATAGTAGTgacatattaaaaaagattttaattaGCGCAATTACATATTACGTCGTTAGCTCTCCAGTAAACGAGtagatttttgttaaatatactTTACCCATATAATTATAAGCTTTAAAAGAcaaataatctaatataaatattatattatattttaattttaaaatttaaaataaaacaaaaaaatatatttaattaagataaatctttcggaaaaagaaaaattggcaGAGCCTTTTGGTGGGAAGGAGGGGGCCGGGGGGTGGAGCCCCCCTTAGGCCTCGTCAAAGTGTATGCTCATTGATTTTACTAAATTACCTCCGATCTGGATAATTAAACCAAGTGTTCTTATCCAAACGAATGCAAGAATTTTAATGTTATAAAGTGTTCCACATACTCTACACTTCTAATTGATTTATATTAGCTCAAATTAAATCACTTAGTCGTTGAGTTATAATAGGATATAAATATTTCTATGATAGTTTGAAAATCTATTTAAAGTGCTAAGAGGGTCAATGATTGTCACCTACAAATGATTAATAATTGTACTTCTAACCACGTCAGGAGACATtctattgtaaaattattaggGTGATTATTTTCTCGTAATCAAATCAACTTTTCATCATATTATCAAAAGAGAAGCACACTTtctattttatgtaattttattaaattcaatattatacaGCATAGATTGtcgaaaatacttttaaaaattaaagtttcatgttaaaatattttaaaaagaatcaaGTAATAGCCAAATTGCAATTCACATTCATCGTTAAGCATGATTGCAGATACATAACAACAGGTGTTTAACCCTTGCACCTTGGATTTCCTCAAGATTTATAAGCATATTTTTCATTGCACTTGTACCGCacaaaacaaatcaattttagcaacaaaaaaaaaaaaaaaaacattgtatTTCAAAGAGGAATTATTGTAGATAATTTAAATTTCTGTCCATAGCTTTGGAGATCTATGCGGTATCTTCAAGAAATGGATAGTCAGTGTAACCAACAACAGGATCAGAAATGTAGAATGTCTCTCTGTTGTACTTGTTGAGAGGAACATTGAGCTCGAATCTTCTAGGCAAATCTGGATTGGCTAAAAATAGACGACCGTAAACAACAAGATCTGTGCGGTTTTCTATGATTGCCTCGTTTCCATCTTCCCTATCGTAACCCCCAGCAACAAGAAAACTACCCTTAAAAGCCTCTCTCATAGGCAGAAGACTGTTGGGAGTGTTGGATTTCTCCGCAACTGTCTTCATTCTTGGCTCAACCATGTGACAATAGAGAATCTCATACTTGTTTAAAGATTCAGCCATGTAAAGGCCCAACGCTTTTGGATTTGAGTCTCCagattccatatagtctgcaaAAGGAGATAGCCTTATTCCAACCCTTTCTGCTCCTATCTCATTAGCAACAGCATCAACTATTTCAAGTGCAAATCGGCAACGATTTTCAAGGGATCCACCATATTGGTCCGTTCGATCATTCACGTGATCTTTCATAAACTGATCAATCAGGTAACCATGAGCTCCATGGATCTCAACTCCATCAAAACCTATGCACAAGACAAACAATATCAGTTCACAAAGGAAGCAACAAAGTTATTGTTGATCCAGGGAACCATGAAAGTGGTATGATGATCTCTTTTCATACCGGGAAGGCAGCAAGcaatcatgattttttttttttttaattttaaaaaaaaagcgttaatataacattaacatTGATTTTGAATGCCCTCTTCTTCTGGTgcattaatataaacttaaatAACATCATTTCAAAATAAACCTAAACCAAATGTTGTATCTTACCCctgttattattaattttagaacTAATTCAGCACAACATCTGTTATTCTTTCTCAATAATGTTGTTAAACTCAAGATCAATTTTATGAAAAGAACTTACCAGCTGCAATAGCATTCCTTGCCGCAAGCCTAAAATCATTGACAATTCCAGGGATTTCATCTGTCCTTAGCCGCCTAGGAGGAGTGAACTGTGCAACATCAATACCATTAGATCGAATTTGTGGGGTCAAAGGTTTGTCAGTTGAAGAAATTGGAGCTTGTCCATTTGGTTGAAAACCTGTAGAAATCAATATCAAAGAAAGAATTATGTCTAAGAAAAAACTTCAATCACATGAGTTTGAAAGGAAACCACTAACCACCACTTAGCATAAACTTCGCAATATATAGGAATCCATATGCAAAGCCCATTAGTGGTTCTCTTGAAAGGTAGTTTTCTTTCCAAATGTGGCAGATTATGGAACCACGGGCACTGCACACTACCGCACTAAAGATATTTTCCAAGTCAATCAGAACTTCCACTGGATCTAGTTCCCAACAAAATCAGTTCATTTACAATGACTCCTCGATTAATGGTATGGAACCACAATGTTGTATGGTTGTAAACCAGAACTACTCCTTCACTCATTGCAAACTTTTTCAATATGAAGTTTTTGTCACTTATACCTTTTTAACATTTAACTCTCTCCATTCACAATTAAAATGCACAGCCCAATTCATCAGAATTAGAAGAGAAGAAGTAAAGGTCACTTTCAAAGACAAACCTTGATTTGAAACCCTCCCAACATGCCAAATTTGACAAAAGAAGATTCCACCTTTTGCATGAACAGCATCTACAATGGGTTTCCATGCTTCAATTTGCTCTCTTGTCCATATGCCAGGTGTGTCTGGATACCTTTACAATACCAAAGAGACCAAAGTAAGTCATAAAATTCACAAGGAAAGAAAGGGAATCCTCAAAATGCAAACTGTCCTTCAAGTGTGGATCACAAAACGAACTTTCCAAACTATTATAGTTAAAATTACCCCTGAGCAGTGTCTGAAACTCCAGTGGCTTCAGCTATCAGAAGACCGCCTTTGGAGGTTCTTTGAGCATAGTACAGTATAGCATGTGGCTGAGGAACATTACCATAAGATCTCTGTCTGGTCAATGGCGCCAAAACCACTCTGAAATTAGAAAGTAAATGGCACATTaacttaattgaaaaataaatctttctAACCTCAAGAATGAGGTACGCTAGCTTTAGATTATGGCAAAATAAACTAACAATCCATTTATGAAGTGATTGCAGCAGAAGAATGGGCAGCTAGAAAATTTCCCCAGTGGataattagattataaaatttaataaggTTTGAGGAATTGACGAGAAAAACACAGTTAACACTAGCTAATAGAATCAGAAAGAAAAGTCTTgagtaatgtaattttttttccatgagtaaaataatgaataactGTCAGAAGGGaggaaatttcaagaaaaacccTCTAGGTCCTTCGACCATCATGATTTCTCCACCATTCACACATTGCAAATGCTTCAAGTTTTGTAAATGCAATATTAACGACTTATATCATTGCTATGACCAATTTTGCAAttatatgtctatatatatacaagttcaGGGCCAACATATTATGTTGGTTTGTTTATAGCTTTTGTCCCTCTTTCGAGCTCTAAACAatgaaattacatttttttgctCTCCTACAAAACTGCAGCAAAGAACaaggaaatattttaaaagccAAAACTGAGCAGTTTTGAAGGCAACGCAAGTATAGTTTGTTCAGTCATGACTTTCATTACTTCTAGTACCTAAACTCGGCCCAAGTTAAATTAACAAAAAGCACAATTGTTCAGGTCCTTTCTTCTCCAAACCCCAACCCCTGTACAAGTAGGCCAAACTGAATACAATATTTTACCTCGTCTCTTTCTCCTTTCAATACTATCACAGGCAGTTCTTTTGGGACATTTgcggaaataaaaaaaaaaattcgtgtGTCCCTGAGGTTTTCCTCGTTCTaacaaaaatttccaaaaattgaagaaaacacattaaaaaaaaattaaaataaaatcatgaacACATCTTCTCGCGGAATGGAGCATTTAAATGGTGCAAGAGTTTATTGATCTTCTTGCTACAATAAACGCATACAGGCACACACCAAGAAAAAGAACCAACAGAACTGAACAAGAGTTCGCTGGAATGCTGACATTGTATCCAGAGATATACTACGACGACAGATACAGTCATAATGCCAACTGGGTTTCAACAAATACATGTTTCTCGCAAAGTAAAAGTGAACAAAACTATTACCCTAACACGATTACAACGTGGAAAGTCAAAACCAATCACATATACTGATAATTCATATCTTTGAGTACATACCTATGGGATAGATCGAACTTCCCCAATTTGTAAGGAGTGAGCAGAGGAACTGTGGGAATTTTAGCAGCCATTTGCGATGATTATACTCGTATTCCTTGATTTCAACAAGAAGTGGGATGAATAAAATGCGAGACCCAACTGGGTATTTATACGATTGGACCATAGATTGGGTGCTCTTAAAATATGAAAGCATTTATCATCAGCTTTTTGGCCGGCGGTGATGATGTCAGTGATGACGCCTCGGCCATGAAGATTAATCGGAGGCATGTGGGGAAACTAGTAGGAAGTTCGCTTACTGCACCTACCTCCGGACCACAAGTTACCGCTTGCATTGACCATTAACCCCGAGCTTTTGCAATGGCATATTCTATCTTcatatttatctttaaatttacataatataaaaggaaaaggaaaagtggaaaacaacaaaaaccggacccacaaaaatatataaaggaaAAGCTATTGTATCGCCTGGTGCTGACCGCCTATTTTGACCGCTggtcaattttgttttttaatttaatgattaaaaaattaaacaaaaattataaaaaaaaaaaaaaaacgtacgATAACATGCAACAATAAACTACAGACGAGACAGTAGCGGGATccatatataaaaactataaaaataggTTGTAAACTGAGaatatttctataaaaataaaaactataataatgtctgtaagttatttttatgtaattgttttatgattgttatattttttggtaaaataatgtaacttttatttattattttttaaaaatatattttggattaaaaaaactGATTGTATgcgtatttattttttgaaaatgaaataatataaacaatGGAATCCCTACCTGGTTGGAATGAGATTAATAAGCAATGGCGGAATTAGTAATTGTGTCGAGAGGTTAACTTTTTTACTATATGATacgtttatataaaaaataatgttaaatacaattttagaatatatataagctgTAGACACTCAATTTGAAAAGAAAGTTGTGtctattatgaaaaaataattatttttatataaatcctaaatttacatttttttaaaggaagtgGGTGAGACTTATACATTATAAAATTgcaaatatcatatattttatgtaaattaaaaagagattgaaaatcataaaaatataataataaactatttttcttatagattATTAACTTTAAATAATCGttcttgtattttcactttagattccatattaaaaaacttaatattgtataataaaaaattttgaagtccatattaataagtttattatttttcctaaacttagttttaattttaattttggagaaGCTACCtccttgaaaatagataatgtatagaaattttaaaaaaataattgcgaGTATAAAATAACTTTGAGATAGATATTTCTaggtatattaaaattttaaagattatatggaaattataaaaatttttgggATGACTATTTTCTATATgtgtataattatgtataaaatgTAGGGAAGTAATTTATGTTTTCACAAAGTCTTGGAGGGCCATGGACAACGTGGGTCCGCCACTGTTACAAAGTAACCAATAGTGGTGTAAATTAGTCCGGTCCAATTTGGGAGAGTGATAGAccgaaattatattttttacaatttttcccGGACCGGTCCGCTATCGATCCggtctaattatttttttattgtttcttctttttttctcaaataaattaataaaaaattatttaaattattaaattaaaatgaaatgaattattaatatagattatataaccaacttattaaaaaaatattctatatagtcaacgataataaattagataaaaattacaatattaacttatataattactatatatagataatatattaaattattaaaaatatatatagatggttTTGTCCATTTGGTCGGGACCAAAATTTATAGACCCTGAGACCGAATCAAATGTCAATCGATTTACACATTTTGGGACCGAGACCAACTGGTCCCAACTTCAGTCTGATTCGATAAGTTTCTCCAATCCGGACCGACCGGCTTACTATCTTAGTAACCACTAATAATATACGGACATGTTGGGCATCAGTACCAAAAATGTTTGTGCGGAAAATATGTaaagagttttattatgtataaataaagttgtatattaatctgcatattaatactgattttttcatatttaaaatttaaattaacattatttttaataaaatttattttttaatcaattatattagattggtatatatattaatgcataattatatttgtaattaaattttttcatatgtaaaagttttcaaatattttaatgtttaatgGACACGTTTGACCAACTTGTTCGGCCCACAAATCACGGGCCTACTGACCCAGCCCAATAAACAGGCCCTAGTACTGGTGGGTCAAAGCCAGAACTTCGCACGTCTATAcccttttgtttttaaatgCTTGGGTCCCCAAAAGTCAACcgaattcttttttcttttttgtttgttcttatttttaatgattgagtaaatttttttaagtaatgttatgaatttttttttttaaagaaatatttaaaaatataaaaaaaataataaaataaaaaataaaaaataaaaaatattcacattcGGTAACCATTAGAATTGTTCGGTGCATTagcattttgttttttattgcgTTTTTTTGGGAACCCTAGATTAGATCGCTGACCAATCACCACCCTCATATTTCCCCTCCACAAACCCTAaacctctctctccttctctcacTTACCCTCTCTTGCTACTCTCGATCTCAACGAACCAAGGAGTGAAAAGCATTCTACTAAGCCATGGCTTTGGTGAGCTCCCAACAACTTTTCGATTATACGTTACATTTCGTTGCTCATTTCAATCCAGAATGTGGAAGTTTTAGATTATATTCGTCTCCAATCTTTTGGTTTGGATTAGATTAGTTCCCTTCTATGGTGAAGTAAGAATGACGCgcagaaattgaaaaattttcttcaactcaatgttttttatttggaaaaaatgaAGAGTTGAATCTTGATATGatcaaatatttatctgttaacAGCACACTAGGCTGCACTATCATGCTCTCTTTTACAAAAAGGCCTGGTAATAATATGGGCCGTTTTCAAATAGAAAATGCACTGCCAAATGCGGATTTCCTGTGTGTTTTTTCTTCACTATATTTGGAAGTTAAcgttgttggaatctgaacagAACCGGAGCAGATGCGCCCTCTGTTAAGCATCCTGGTTTTAACTCAAAAGTTTGATATATCTTTTAGACACTGTTGTGAGGATACATGGTGATCGTTCTTTTTCATCTTAACTTAGTGGATAATGTAAGTGCACGCAACTGAAAATTGCTTTTAAACGGCCTGTGTGTTTATCTACCTTTAGGTCCTGCATGCGGGGAGCACGAATAAGAATGCTTACAAGGCACTTATTGTGGCTGAGTATATTGGAGTCGATGTTCAGTTGGTGAAGAATTTTGAGATGGGGGTTTCAAACAAAACTCCTGAGTTTATCAAGATGAACCCCATTGGAAAGGTGGAGTCTTTTGATATTTACAGACTCCTTCTACATTCCATATGTTTCTTATGTCtggttttccttaaaaaaattattcttgtgTAGGTTCCTGTGCTGGAGACACCTGATGGTCCTGTATTTGAGAGTAATGCCATTGCACGCTATGGTGCGGCTACCTTTTAAGCTAAccttagattttttatttttgatgagTAGCTTCCCTTAGAATATTTTGAAGAAACTGACACAACTTGTATTTTATACTCGGTTGTTGCTTGCTGCAGTTGCACGTTTGAAGGCTGATAATCCTCTCTATGGCGCTTCATTGATTGAATATGTAAGTGATGATGTATGGATTGTCAAGAGTATTCAAAGATTTGTTTGTTGCTTTCCATGTCCTTGTGTTAACTTTTGGTGTAAGTTGACTGGGAATTCCATTTCTTcggttgtgtgtgtgtgtgtttctcTGTTTTAAATTTTCTCATTTTGGAGTCAAAGTGATTTAAGTTTAAGGGGCCTGTTTGGgaacacaacttttttcaaatattttcaaactacttcacttctattcataaattattcacTAATCTTCATAAATTGTCCaatactattttactactattcacaactatttcattactattcacaaatattctaaaatattcttAGTATCCAAACGAGCCCTAACCCTTCATCAAATCAGTTTGTTTTTTCTAATCTCAAGGTCCTGTTGGATTACCCTGATCCTAAGATTTGATTGATTAGAAAATGAAACTCCAGAACAATTGGGATAATTGGCTATTCAAAAAGTCTTAGAAACTTTAGAAATCCAATGAAAACAGGTACTGGGTGACAAGATTGTTGTTTTTTATATGTGGTCTGTAATAATAATTAGAGGTTGATTTCATGCAAAAACAATTGTACCTATATTTTTGCTAGGGTTTTAATAATGCTACAATGCTTCTAGATTTTGTCAATGGAGCCACTTGTGATCATTTCCTTGTCCCGCTTCTTTTGGCAGGCCCATATTGAGCAATGGATTGATTTTGCATCATTGgaaattgatgccaatattttgcaCTGGTTCATACTACGAATTGGTTTTGCCATTTACCTTCCACCGGTTAGTCAAGTCCTACTCTCTAAAAGATCTGTTCTTTCATCTGCCAAAGATTTCTTTGTATATCTGGAAATGGGGGGATTATTTACCATAATTTTTTGTTATCTGCATGAAGGCTGAAGAAGCTGCCATTTCTGCACTGAAGAGAGCATTAGATGCCTTAAATACCCACCTTGCTTCCAACACTTACCTTGTTGGACATTCTGTGACATTGGCTGATATCGTTATGATTTGTAACTTGGTTCTTGGATTTAACCGGATCTTGACGAAGAGTTTTACCTCTGAATTCCCTCATGTAGAGAGATACTTCTGGACCATGGTTAATCAGCCCAATTTCCGAAAGATATTGGGTGAGGTGAGGCAAACTGATTCCATCCCTCCTGTTCAGTCTGCAAAGAAGCCTTCACAGCCAAAAGAGCCTGCTAAACCTAAGTCCAAAGCTGAACCAAAGAAAGAGGTCAAGAAAGATCTAGCACCACCTAAAGTAGAAGGGGCTggtgaggaggaagaggcacccAAACCCAAAGCAAAGAATCCTCTTGATCTTTTGCCTCCTAGTAAGATGATTCTGGATGAATGGAAAAGACTTTACTCAAACACAAAGACTAACTTCCGTGAGGTTGCAGTTAAAGGTATTTCACTTACAAGTTTTTTCCTACATCTTGttcttttatatatgatatttattaGCCCGTACTTTAATGCATTTTCAACCATGCATTTTGAATGTTCTAAATTGCACAATTTGTAGCGCCCCCCCGCCCCCCAATAATTTAATTGTGCGACACTGGGagcttgtgattttttttaatctgattAAGAGTACATTAAACATTGGTGTGAATAGgtttgtcatttatttttttgtgtttcatCTTTTTTTCGTATGTTTTCTGTTGCTCAAATTTCTATTCAGACATTTGTTAGCTTAAATATCATACAGCAATTTAGCATGCTAATTATGAAGTTCTGAAATGACTAATGATTGTGAACCGCATTTCCTACTTGCTATCCTTTATTGAGTCTTCTCTATCCACTGTTCTTCTTGCGGttatacacttttttttaatatcaatacTGAATTCTTTACTTTTTTGAGCAAGTATAGATGTATGCATATAGGAGTCTGGTATGGTGTGGATTTGTAGGTCAGATTCATGATGCCTGGTTAAAGTTTTAAGTTGTAATTTCTGCCATTGATGCTAGTGACTATATTGGGAATGCTGATCAACTATAGAAACACCACTGAGATATAACTGAGGATGATGTAATGAGTCCTAAGTAGTGGCTCACACAGTTGCCCAAACCTTGTAACTGCCTGGGCTCTATCTTTGATACCGTtccataattataattttttctaatttaattctCATAATATAAAGTTGTACCATCATGTTTTATCTGGTTGCTTGAAGGTCTATTCCACATTATTTGTTTGTGTAGGTCAACTGTCTTGTGGTACCAAGCTAGTTAGTTAATCCCCCCaatccccaccccccccccccccccccccaacacttAGCTTATTAGTTTGTGGATTGGTTCAGCTCAGCAGATGGTATGTGTGTACAATATGTGATAATTATTGCACTACTTATTTCTTCATATTTGCCTCCTTTTCAGGGTTTTGGGACATGTATGATCCTGAGGGATACTCCCTATGGTTCTGTGATTACAAGTATAATGATGAGAATACGGTCTCCTTTGTAACTTTGAACAAGGTGAGTGGTTTCCTGCAACGCATGGATTTGGCTCGTAAGTATGCATTTGGAAAGATGCTGGTTATTGGCTCAGAGCCACCATTCAAGGTGAAGGGTTTGTGGCTTTTCCGTGGACAAGAAGTTCCTCAGTTCGTTATTGACGAGTGCTACGATATGGAGCTGTACGAATGGAAGAAGGTTGACATCAATAATGAAGCTGAGAAGGAGCGCGTCAATCAAATGATTGAAGATTATGAACCTTTTGAGGGGGAGGCTTTGTTGGATGCCAAGTGTTTCAAGTGATAGCACAAGGGTATACTCCAAAGTGGATTTAATGTTGTTAGGGTTCTCTTTATGATGGACCccaattttgttttgtttttcgaGTTCTCTTGTTCCGAACTAATCCGACCCTTTATTCTGTTCGCATTAGTTATTTTGTAACGTTGGTATAATCACATTAGTTGTTTTTGGTCTCATGATAACTTAGTGGGATAAATCACAAGACTCTTAAATTATATATCACATGAGTTTTTCTTTTCGGCATATCGTTTACAAACTTTGAAGTCTAGAGCAGTGTGGATGCAACGTGTGGGATCATACAGTGGTAGAGACTCGCTATAAATTGTCTAAGTGGATTCACATTATTCGACATAATTCAATGTTGCTGTGTCTACGtctctctcttttgaattgtactATCATACCAAAAATAATTTGTGCAAGAGATGAGCAATTTATAGACTcctatgaaaaaatttatttttaaaagatgggTAAATTTGGATAGTCGCCGGACTGCCTCAtcagatgaaaataaaaattaattgagaaaaaaaaagggagtgAAAGCTCATTAGTTAGATTATAAACAGGAATTCCAAAAATATGGATCTTCATTCAGCCATTTTGAGTAATTTACGTTGTATAACCTTCGTTTTTCTaagaaatatatacatatacacatacatatttaggcattgtttggatagtaaaatgagattagataatccatgaatagtaatgaaatagtttaaattaatatattttacaagattttgaaaaaaagataaaaaaaattgaataaaaatattataaatttaaaatattatttttattttagaatttaaaaaagtttaattattttttatattttatttgaaagtttgaaaaattataatgattagataattagtagattaaagagttgaaaatttaaaattaacaaatatttgttgtgtttaaatattaaaatgagcTGAAGGGATTTTAATACGGTGCGAgtacatataataaaattataaaaaataagccAGTAGTAGGCTGCCACCTATACAGATGCCAAGCATGACCCGCCACGTGATAAACAGCCGACATGGTGAAGCGGGGGCCGAGGTCACATAGTTGACGTGGGGGAGATTGTCAGCAGGACCGGGTTTGTTTAATTGTTTCTACTATTtagtttttccatttttttattcttcatttaaTGTTTCTGGAGGGAAGAGAGGCAGAGAAAAACATGAGTAGATTTCCAATCCCTAGATCTCTGCAATTCTCTCTACTGCTGTGCTCGATCCATCTGCAATTCATttcaggtctctctctctctctctctctctctctctctctctctctctctctctctctgtgtttatGTTTGTTTATAAGAAGATACGATTGTTGTTGGGTTTTTTTCGATTTCCCAACTCGCAAGTTGTGCGAAACATTCTTCTGTTTAGTTGCTTGTACAATAATTACAAACCAAGAAACGTAGTTTTTGGGTCTTTTATGCTGTTCCGCGTGCGAATCTCAGCTCAAGCTTGGTAGCTTCGGTGGCGTTAGTAGTTTGACAATGGAGGATAATAACAGTATGACTTGGTTTTTATCATTATTCCGTTGATTTCTATCTAACGGGACTTAACTCCAATTGGTAATTGGAATTGTTGAAGATAATTTTGATTCTCCTCTTTTTAATGAATAGAAAAGTTGGGTTGGATTTGGAAATT
The genomic region above belongs to Carya illinoinensis cultivar Pawnee chromosome 4, C.illinoinensisPawnee_v1, whole genome shotgun sequence and contains:
- the LOC122307561 gene encoding 12-oxophytodienoate reductase 2-like: MAAKIPTVPLLTPYKLGKFDLSHRVVLAPLTRQRSYGNVPQPHAILYYAQRTSKGGLLIAEATGVSDTAQGYPDTPGIWTREQIEAWKPIVDAVHAKGGIFFCQIWHVGRVSNQGFQPNGQAPISSTDKPLTPQIRSNGIDVAQFTPPRRLRTDEIPGIVNDFRLAARNAIAAGFDGVEIHGAHGYLIDQFMKDHVNDRTDQYGGSLENRCRFALEIVDAVANEIGAERVGIRLSPFADYMESGDSNPKALGLYMAESLNKYEILYCHMVEPRMKTVAEKSNTPNSLLPMREAFKGSFLVAGGYDREDGNEAIIENRTDLVVYGRLFLANPDLPRRFELNVPLNKYNRETFYISDPVVGYTDYPFLEDTA
- the LOC122307997 gene encoding elongation factor 1-gamma-like isoform X1 yields the protein MALVLHAGSTNKNAYKALIVAEYIGVDVQLVKNFEMGVSNKTPEFIKMNPIGKVPVLETPDGPVFESNAIARYVARLKADNPLYGASLIEYAHIEQWIDFASLEIDANILHWFILRIGFAIYLPPAEEAAISALKRALDALNTHLASNTYLVGHSVTLADIVMICNLVLGFNRILTKSFTSEFPHVERYFWTMVNQPNFRKILGEVRQTDSIPPVQSAKKPSQPKEPAKPKSKAEPKKEVKKDLAPPKVEGAGEEEEAPKPKAKNPLDLLPPSKMILDEWKRLYSNTKTNFREVAVKGFWDMYDPEGYSLWFCDYKYNDENTVSFVTLNKVSGFLQRMDLARKYAFGKMLVIGSEPPFKVKGLWLFRGQEVPQFVIDECYDMELYEWKKVDINNEAEKERVNQMIEDYEPFEGEALLDAKCFK
- the LOC122307997 gene encoding elongation factor 1-gamma-like isoform X2, yielding MVLHAGSTNKNAYKALIVAEYIGVDVQLVKNFEMGVSNKTPEFIKMNPIGKVPVLETPDGPVFESNAIARYVARLKADNPLYGASLIEYAHIEQWIDFASLEIDANILHWFILRIGFAIYLPPAEEAAISALKRALDALNTHLASNTYLVGHSVTLADIVMICNLVLGFNRILTKSFTSEFPHVERYFWTMVNQPNFRKILGEVRQTDSIPPVQSAKKPSQPKEPAKPKSKAEPKKEVKKDLAPPKVEGAGEEEEAPKPKAKNPLDLLPPSKMILDEWKRLYSNTKTNFREVAVKGFWDMYDPEGYSLWFCDYKYNDENTVSFVTLNKVSGFLQRMDLARKYAFGKMLVIGSEPPFKVKGLWLFRGQEVPQFVIDECYDMELYEWKKVDINNEAEKERVNQMIEDYEPFEGEALLDAKCFK